Part of the Sphingobium sp. TKS genome is shown below.
GGATGCCCGCTGCCAGCCCTAGGCGAAGAGCCGTCGCCCCCTCCGCTCCCACGATCGGGAAAAGCGACTTTGCCAGCGAGGCACCACTTTGGATCGACACCATCGCCACCAACAGCGCAGCGACGGGGATCAGAGGAAACGGTGCGGAGCGCGACCCGGTTGATCCGTCTGATACGGTGATGATCCTCTCGCTCAACGAATGTGAAGCTGACTCAGTAAGTCTCAGTTCTTGCATTGACATGCCCCCTCGGCTCACGCAGCGATGGCGAGGGGAAAGATCGGCGCGAGCAAATCCTGCCACCATTGCCGCATCGCCGCAATCGCCTTGCGTCCACCGTCCAATGCGGCGCCGGGGCTGACGCCATCAGCACTGACGGTCTGCTGATAGGGATTGATCTCCTGTAGAAAGATTCCGAGTTCATCCTTGTGGCTCTGCTCGACTCCGCTCAGATGCATGTCGTGGAATGCCACCAAGGGCTTACCCTCGGCCGCAAGCTCACCACGCCTGATGACTTCCTTGGAGATATGCCGGAAAATCTCATGCTCGAAGATCGCCGCCGCTTCCGTGGCATACATGGCACCAAGCATTCGCGAGGGGTCATCCGATATCAGACCAGCGATACGGAAGAAGAAATACGAAGTGGGAGGAAACTCGTCTCTGGACTCGATGGAAATGCCAATACGTTCCAACGCGGACTTATACATTGCGGCATGGCCGTTCTCTTCGGCCAGATTTCGCATCAATTCGGTGTGAATAGCCGCGTTCGTAAATTCAAGTGCTAGTTCCGCTCCTTGTGCGAGGAAGGTCGTATTGCGAGCCGAAAATTGATAATGCTCCAGCATTAGCCAGTTGAGTGAACGTGTATCGAAGTTCGCGAGGTTGGAGAGTTTAGATTTTACATGGGAAGTAAAAGCCAAATTCTCCGCGTCTATGACTCCTGCGAGTGATGATGATGCATCCATTGCGAAGCTCCTAGAAAGCCATTCGTTATGTTTGTGGTTGGATGATCCACCATTGCCAGTTAGGATAGCTAAATATTCTAAGGGGTATTAAGCATGACTAATCCCATAATCGAATATTCAGCACTCGCTGCTGTTGCCGCCGTGGTGCGCGAGGGAAGTTTTGAGCGTGCCGCCGCAGCTCTCGGAGTCACCTCGTCGGCAGTCTCTCAGCGGATAAAGGCCATTGAAGAACGTGTCGGCGCAGTGCTGGTGTTGCGCACAAGCCCTTGTCGCCCGACCTCGGTCGGCGCGCGTATGTGCGCTCATTTCGAGCGCGTGCAGCTACTCGAAAGGAACCTCATAGACGGAATGCCGAACCTTTTTACCGTTCATCCGGCATGTGCCCCCACAATTCGCATTGCGGTCAATGGCGATAGTCTCAGCACATGGTTTCCAGCGGCTGCAGGGGAGTTTGCGCGGCGCAGTGGTAATCTGCTTGATCTCGTTCTTGAGGGTGAGGAACAAACCGCCCAATTGCTCCGCTCCGGCGAAGTCCTTGCGGCAATCACCGCTGACCCAGCGGCCGTTCAAGGCTGCCGTATTACGCCTTTAGGCATACTCCGCTATGTTGCGGTTGCATCACCGGCCTATTTCACCCGCTTTTTCCCGAACGGCATTGACGCTCTCTCTCTTTCGAAAGCACCGATGCTGCGCACCGACCGGGAAGATGCCCTGCAGGCGCGCTGGGCAAAGACTGTTCTGGACAGCGATGTATCGCCACCAACCCATTGGGTGCCGTCTACTCAAGGATTTGTCGACCTACTACGGGTGGGACTGGGCTGGGGCATGGTGCCGCATATTCTGGGTGATCGCTACATTGCGTCTGGCGAACTGCAACCGTTGGAACCTTTGCGTGCACTGGATGTCACGCTATACTGGCAATATTCTCGGCTTTTCGTCCACATCCTTCACGATCTCAACAAGACCGTTATCGCAACTGCCCGCACGTTGCTCTTTCCCCCAAGCGAGGAAAGAATGAGTGAATGAGGTGTGGAGCGAAGCGACCGGCCGC
Proteins encoded:
- a CDS encoding DUF3865 domain-containing protein, with product MDASSSLAGVIDAENLAFTSHVKSKLSNLANFDTRSLNWLMLEHYQFSARNTTFLAQGAELALEFTNAAIHTELMRNLAEENGHAAMYKSALERIGISIESRDEFPPTSYFFFRIAGLISDDPSRMLGAMYATEAAAIFEHEIFRHISKEVIRRGELAAEGKPLVAFHDMHLSGVEQSHKDELGIFLQEINPYQQTVSADGVSPGAALDGGRKAIAAMRQWWQDLLAPIFPLAIAA
- a CDS encoding LysR family transcriptional regulator ArgP, coding for MTNPIIEYSALAAVAAVVREGSFERAAAALGVTSSAVSQRIKAIEERVGAVLVLRTSPCRPTSVGARMCAHFERVQLLERNLIDGMPNLFTVHPACAPTIRIAVNGDSLSTWFPAAAGEFARRSGNLLDLVLEGEEQTAQLLRSGEVLAAITADPAAVQGCRITPLGILRYVAVASPAYFTRFFPNGIDALSLSKAPMLRTDREDALQARWAKTVLDSDVSPPTHWVPSTQGFVDLLRVGLGWGMVPHILGDRYIASGELQPLEPLRALDVTLYWQYSRLFVHILHDLNKTVIATARTLLFPPSEERMSE